From the genome of Tripterygium wilfordii isolate XIE 37 chromosome 6, ASM1340144v1, whole genome shotgun sequence:
ATTGAGGCCTTGAGTCTTTTATTTGTCTCTCCTGATTTTTCTTCAGCCTTATGTTCATAATCTTGATGACTTTCTTGTATTCTTTCTTGACTGAGGGTAATCAGGAGATGGTTGTTTGTATCTTCCCCTTCCTCGCTGATCTATTAATTTTTCCTCGTCAGTCAACTGCTGGCAACACAAATACGCAATACAAAGTggagaaaatagaaaaatttaTCTAATTCTTTAACTGACCTTTTGATTTGCAATGGCATTCTGTATGCTTTTAGTTGCTTCAACTGTTTTCTTGCATTGATTTTCTTCAGCCCACAAATCAGTAATTGGTGTCTCGGGAAGGTTTTCCTTCATTTCAGCATCTTGCTTAGCGGAAACTTCGTGATGGTAGACTTCTGATACATGTTCTAAACTCTTTGCACTTGTCTCAGACATGAGCATGGAGACATTCTCAGATGATTCCTCTAGTCCCGTTGTCTTCTTGTTTTCAGATTGACATTCAATGTAATCTATCTCATTCTCATATTCTTGAGGCTCTAATTTTGAAGCTTCTTGTGCAATGTCTCTTTTGATTCCATGCGCTTCACTTGAATCGTCTGACATGTCTGTTGTAATGTCATGTCCCAAATTAGCGACTTCAAGCTCCCCGGTCTCTTCTTCTTGGAGGCAAATTTTTTCTGCTGACCACGGTGCTGAAGAATTTTCTTGACTCTCATCTGCTAGCAGTTCTACGGCATTCACGTTCTCATTTACACTTTTGATTGGCATTAAAATTTCATGAACTTGTTCCTTAGAAGGCAGTGCAAAGTGTGGCATTTGTTGGTGCTCTTCTAATTTCTCCTTTGTCGTTGTCTGATCAGAAGCAATTTCAGCTTCATGTTCTCTGAGCTTTTGAGATTCAGACTCAAATATTGTTGCGGAAGCTTCCTTAGTTTTTGCACTGATTTCATACACAGTACCCTCATCTTTCAGAACTTCCATTTCTTTCATGGTCTTTTCCATGCTCTCAATTATGGTTGAACTTTCATGCTCCTGTTCTTGGGAATGCATTGCAAAGAGTGCTGCTTGGTGTTCTTCTGATTTCTGCCTTGCGGGACTGTCCATTGTGTTTGCTGCTTTTATGTCTTGAGAATCAGATGTGGATACCATTTCATAAGCCGCTGTATTTCCTTCATAAATTTCATCTGAACTCATTTCTTCCCCATCTTGTAAGGATTCCACTTTCTTTGAATTCTCAATGGTGCCTGTGAGCCCGTGCTTCTGACCCTCAAAAAGCAATGCTTGGGGTGGTGCCTGATGTTGTTCCTTTAAATTCTCCACATTATGAGTCTGATCAGCTCTGTGTTCATCATCTGTGGCTGCTTCATTACCTTCAATTTCAGATTTGACTTCCTTTTCactatcatttttgttttcttctctaatTTCATCCTGTGTCCGTCCTGCTTCATTCAATTTTTTCGGACAGTCATTTTCTGTTTCAGTATTGAGTTTGTATCCTGATTGAGAGAAATTGGAACTATGGAGGTCTTTTTTATTTAGGCATGTTTCTTCTGCCGTCTTTGTCGCCAAGGGTTTTTCTGAACTTTCGTATTCCGTAGTTTGTACTCCCTGCGTGTTCTTGATTGTTTCTATGATTTCGTGATTCTGTTCCTTCAAAGGAGAGGTGGGGGACAGTGTTTGTAGTTGCTGATTTAAGTCCTCTGCAGTGAGATTAAGATCGGCCACAATTGCATTTCCTTTAACTGCTTTATTGTCTTGAGAATTTTGAAACGCATAAACCATTTCAGAAGTTTCTTTGATTGCTTTTCTAGCTTCATCAAGATGAAACTTCTCCAAGAGCAGGCTCTTCATTGTTTCATGAGGTTCTTCACCTGCATCTGGGTTTCTTGTGGTCTCAGTGTTCTCACTGTCCTCATGATAAGCAGTTGGAGGTTGAGATACCAAGGAAGATGTAAGTTCTTCAGGGCTAGTGCTGTCAGTAAGGTTACCCTGTTGGCTGGGCTCAGTTTCAACTATACATGAAATCCTTTTGTCCAAGAAAATGTTGGAAACCTCAGGCTTCTTATGTATCTGGGATTTCTCCAAGCTTGTCTGCGCCATTACCATTGCCGCAGTTGTATTGATCTTATCATAACTTTTATTTGCTTCATCTGTCGActcctttttgttcttttcttctgaCTCTTCGGCTACTACGGAGGAGACACTCACTGGCTTCTccctgtcttcttcttcttcttccactttTCCCTCATCCATTTCATCCGTAATTGCTGCCTCCGTTTTCCCAGTTGACTCTCCTTTAGCCTTGAAGTTTGCTTTCTCTGTCTCTTCATTGGAGTGTTCAGCAATAAAATATTCAGTTGAGACGGGGCTATAGTCCTTCACCTGTTTAAGAAACAATGTTTCAAGCAACATTCATGGTTAACATATCAACAACAGCATATGGAAACTTTTAAATACTTTCCTTTCACCAAGCAGCTTACCTTATTAGTCCTTTCCTCTTCAGTAGATACAGGGAGAAGTTCCTTTATATTGCTCCCTTCCTCTTTCTGATGTCTGATGTTTTCATCGTCATTATCTTTCTTTATTCCTTCCAACTGGTGATGAGATAAACATCAAATACAGAAAGGGAACTGGAAAATATTGATTGAAATTTACCATGTGCCTACAAAGGAGTTATTTTTCTCACCTCTTTGGTTATGTTGACTGCCTTGTTGACATCATATGCATTTTCAATGCTGTGACTATGATCTTCTGGCAAAACATCGGTCactgttttctcttctttgttaTTTTGATCTTCTTGTAGTGTTTCTCCAGAATTTTGTTCTTCAGTAGAGGTAAAACTCTGATTATGAATGTcatttctctttatttcttcttGACTCTCACTGGTCAAAGGAATCGTGTCTTGACTTTGATTTTTGGTCACAATTCCTAAGGTGCATTTGGGTTCCTCACTAGATTCAGCTGATTTGAAATTCTGTATGCAATGATTGATTAGATTTTCAATGTGGTATCCATCAGGAAGAGTATATGTGTTGTTATGTGACAGAATGAACAACTGAATTCCAAATAGCATATTGAAAGTATGATCATGTTAGACAAAGTCTTAGATGCAATAGAAaaggatgatgatgaagtgtAATGCAAACATGTAACTTTTTCTGCATGACCTTTTATTCTATGTTCGGAAATATTAGAAAACATGTTTATATTGCTTTGTTAAACTGCATGAGTGGTCATGTTTTGTGGCAGATTCAAATACTCTCTCAATGCATTCTCTGCATTGGTCGAATGCATTACAAAGGATTAAGCGAAAAATTGAGCAGATAAAGCCGAAACTTATTTACACTAGAGTTATGGGTTCTGACCTCTTCCACCAGAGTTCCATAGTTTTCAGTATTTCCAGCTTCAATTCTTGGGCTGTCAGTTCCAGCTTCCTGTTCAACTAATACATTTTCTGCAGCAGGACCTTCATATACCATACCAGAGTCCACTTGTTGCAGAATAGCTTTTTTATTGTCCCCACTCTCCTCCAAGGTTTTCTTGTCTTCAAGTTTGTCCACACCCGATCCTTCATTCAATGGTTTTTCCTcatttgaagtccttgatttgCAAATATCTGTTGGGTTTGTTGGTTTTTCTCTTTTCGAAATTTCCGCATCTTCAGAACTAGAGCTATGTTTTTCATAGTGGTCATCACCCTGGTGAGTCTGCATTTCGTTATTAGCTCTCACCTTTCTTGCAAATGCAGTCCCCAATTTAGAGTCCTCAGTTTCATTCATATTTACCGCCATCTGTCCAATGAAAGACGTGTCTGTATTATCATATGGGATTTGGGCATGAACAGGAGTTTCGTCTACTTTATTACTCGCCTCATCTCTGACAAGCTCTTTTTCTATCTTACTGAGGTTATCTTGTGCTTCAGATTGCTCACTAGTAGCCTCCACGTCCTGATCTTCACTTCCTGCTGTTGGAGCTTCGGTATGGATTTCTTGCTCGATCTTCTCTTCATGTTCGTCTACTTCTTCTCGATCCTTATTCCTATTCTCTTCAATGTTGTAGGCATCATCTGTTCTCACAATGATATCCAAACTATCAAGTCTAGCCCTTTTTGCATCTTTTGGTTTCTCTTGACAAGCAAGACCATCACTTTCCAGTTGCTTTATATCTTTTGGTTCAGTTTCATTTAAGCTTGCTTCTTCCAATACTTTGAACACATATATGGATCCAAATTCATGAATACTGGGCTTTTCTTTCGTTAAGAAATCTTCTTTACTCTCCTCAACAGACATTTGAGGCTCCCGTGAGATGCCAACTAGGCTTCCATCAACTTCTTTTGGTACTGTTTCTTCTTTGAATGCTTTTGAAGTATTCATGGGATGGTCATCGTTGTTTAACTCTTCTCTGTCGTTCAAAGTCTCAGCTCTCATATTATCTTCCAACTCTTTTGCTTgaactttttctttattttctgagTCCAAGTCCTGGACCTGTGGAAAGGGAGGGTCAATTAGGAACCAAAGGACAGCCAAAGTGGAAATGCTTGTGAGTTGTGTGTTTAATAAATGACCTGTTCTTTTAACTTAATAATATTGCTTTAAGGGTAACCAATCGCAGAGGTATCTGATATAGCATGATCCTCTAAATTCAGTTCTCCTGTGTTTTTAAATGAAGGTGCTGTACCTACTGCCTTAAGTACCTATGTAGGATATTGATTGTTGAATCGGTAAATATAATTGAAAAGCAAACTACTAGGATACATAAATACATTAGTAAATCACTTGGCTAGCACTGGTTGCCTCGATACACCTTATCCCACGCAAATAATTCATGCAGGCTTCATATGATTGGATGGCAAAGAAATTAAGGGAAATGTATTGAAGGTTTTGGTTTAGGGaatatatataagtttattACTAAAATGGACAACCAGAGACAAAATTAAACCATAGGTTGCTGTAATTTTAATATATCCTAGCAAACTATGTTTCTGTTTTTTAACTGCAATTGACAGAAGTTGCTTGCAATCATTTTGACACCATTCTATTTTCTATAATCCTTTAAGAATCATAGAAATTTGTGAAagtagaaaaaaatttaaaaagaaaaagaaaaagaaattccatTCTCAACAATCAAAGTTATGATCTGAAAATTTAACGAACCTCCTCTTTTTTCTGTTTCTCCTTTTCCTCTTCTAAATGTACTAATTTGTCTGTTTCTTTTGCAGGAAGCTGGAAGTTGTCTATTGCTCTGCCTTCATCCATGTCCCATTTCCTCACTTGCTCACTCCCACTGGTATTTTGAGCAACGTGGTTCACCTATGTGAAATGATTTGGGTATTACATTGAGGATGCAAAGTAGAATGATAGATATGCTCTCAATTATGACTGAAGTGCATTAAAGTTATTGAATAGTTAAACCTGATGACTGCTTGCAATCTGGTTCATCTCTTCGTTGGATATTGGTACTGATATTGCGGCTTCAGTTACTTCCACTGCAGTAAGTTCTGCCAATTGGTTCTTACcttctaaaatttttttttcaacatcatcatccgccatattttttttgaactctTTGTGCATCTGCATAACAATCTGACTCTTAATAATTTAATGTAAATTAAACATTTGTTGGATATAAAAGAAGCCCCCATGGACTAGCAAGTTTTGCAACATTGTCAATGACACCTCTTTTTCTGGCCTTTCTTcatacttcatcttctttgAAGCCTAAAGTAGTTTCTTTCGAGGACGaatgtttttgagaaattgctTCCTTCCTGTATTCTTTTGTGTTTATCAGTGTCCTCCCTAAGTTCTCATCTTGAATTTCATTACATTGGACCGTTTTAAAGGATAAAGTTTTTATTACTGATACTAAGAATGTGTTCTCACAACTATGGAGAattcttttgcatatttaaaatttttcttctcATTATGAATGAAATCTCTGTAAAATGATTTGTGAATATGTCAAATTTGTATTCAATGCATCATTTTTATTTCTTCGCAGGTACACCAAAGGGGTATGCTATGCACATGCTGCTTATTGAATGTTTTTGTAGATTGCTATCTATCAAATACTTATTGTTTGTCCTTCAATTAGACAGttcattttgaaaaaataattttaaaattcgTCTTGGGATTCCAAAATGTAATCCAAACTCTACCTTAATGCTctaaaattggaaaaaatagAATATTAGAGTTTATAAGTGGAAAGTTAATACTCGTTTGTGTTCAAGACAGACCTCTTCAGCATCTTCCTTATTTGTTTCCCCTTCCATGTTCTCCTTCACAACGTTGCCGTCTATTTTCTCTGTGGGGTTCAACCCATAAGTCCTCTCTAAATCCTCTGCTCCTACAACCACATTCTCAAACCCTTTGTTTGTATCAGATGCTTCAGAAGCTTGTTGGATGTCCTACATCAGGGGTAAGATTGTGATTTGATGAATATGGGCATTTGAAAGAGAATGTTGGCCAGTCTTGTGACAGAAAAttgaacaggaaaaaaaatggaaaatattgTGTTAAAATCTCTACTGTTACCTCTGTCATTAGTGTTCCTGCAGCTGAATGCTCTAAAACTGTGGTTTCTGTACTTCTGGGAGCCCTACTTGcatcttcaattttcttttcctcctctcTAGATGCTTCAGTTGCTTCATGGGTTTGTTCTTCTTGTACAACAAGTACTTTCTCCCGCTTCTCGTCTTCTGGTTGTATTAAGTCTTTGACGATCAAATGAGAGAGAAGTACGTCATTTGCATTTTTTCTTTGGGGTTCAATTTCCACATTGTCAAACTCAGTGTGCAGGATTTTCTGCTATGAGCATAGAACAACATATGTAAAGCGTTAGCTTTTTTGTAGTCATCATCCTTCTGCCATTCTGTAGAATATAGCTATGATAGTAACAGCAAAAAAATTTATGACAATGAAGCAAAAATGTTAATGGTTttgaatttataatttgttagaCCTTTTCTTCTTGAATGGCCAGATTGCCAAGGGCATCACTAGTGGTTGATTTGTCTGCTACTGCTCTCCCCTCGAAGCTTTCATTATGAATTTGGATAGGTGCGTTGTCTTCAATGCATGCAACTTTTTCAAAATACTCTTTTGAAGATGTATCTATATCCATGGAATCCATATTTGAGTGATTGTCAAGCTTCAACTTTTCTGGTTCATGTTGTAGCAAGATTTCCTCTAAATTTTCGGGGTGATTTGGTGCTTTTTCGTTGTTCTCCTCAGCAATTAAAGTCATTTTATCAGTGATGCTGTCCTTATCTTCTACAAGAGTATGCTCATTCTCAACGTGACCGTGTTCCTCCTTGAACTCATTAGAACTTTTTTCGTTATCCATTAAAGTGGAACAGCAATCTGATTTCTTGTCTTCAACTTCTTCAAACCCTTTCTCTCCGAAGTTGTCTTGAGTCTCAACTCCACTGCCTAAGTTGTTGACTGCCATATCAGGTGCGTAAAACAAAGCCTCATCCTTTTGACGTGAGGCAACCTCAGTAATGCTGAGAACTTGCTCACTGGAGTCAAATTCAGCTATTTtctctttgttgttttcttctcttgcatTTTTCTCGaagccttctttttcttttgcagCGAGTTTTGGGTTTTCTTCTGCTGAAGATTGCCGATTTTCACTTGCTTCAATTTGTTTAATTATCGTTTCCTCCATCAAATTTTCCTCTTCTTTGACCTTGAGATTTTCTTTTTCGATACTTTCCATCTCTACACTTGTTCTTGTATCATCTACGATGTTGCAAGTTCTGTCACACTTTTCAAGCTCTGTCTTGTCTAGTTCATGTTGTGGCAAAATGGTTTCCTCTAAATTTTCCCTAGGATTTGGTGCATTCTCAGTGTTCTCCTCAGTAGTAACAGTCACTTCATCATTCTCACCATGGCAATGTTCTTCATTGTGCTCCTTAGGACTGCTTTCCTCACCCATGGAAAGGGAGCAGCACtctgatttcttttcttctactTCTTTCAAGCCTTTCTCACCGAAGTTCTCTAATGTGGTGTCAGCAATTGAGGGAATGCTTTCCTTTTTCTGTGAAGCCTCTGCTGTTTGGTGTGTAGTGCTTAAGTTGTTGACTTCCACATCAGCATAAAACAAAGCTTCATGCTTCTGACCTGAGACGGCTTCAAGACTGCTGATAACTTTTTCACTGGAGTTCAATCCAactcttttctctttatttgtttCTTGTCTACCATTTTTCTCTAAGccattttttccttcttcagtGAGTTTTGGGTATTCTTCTGCTGAAACTTGCTGAGTTTCACTTGCTTCAATTTGTTCAAATATCCTTTCCTCCATCAAAGTTTCCTCTCCTTTGACCTTGACGTTTGCTTCTTCGACACTTTCCATCTCTACACTTGTTCTAGTATCATCTACAATGTTGCAAATTCTATCACCCTTTTCTGCTATTTCTCTTGTCTCTTCAGTCACATGATTTTCATTGCTCTCCTCTTCTACAACctgaattttttcctttttatcctGGCATTGTTCTGATATGCCGCAGGTTCCTTCAGCAGCAACCTTGTTAGCTGATGATGATTCCGGAACAGTTTCATCCTCTGTGGCTCCTACATTGTCTGTTAATGTAGGATTCATGGCTTTATCACCTGTGTCCGTTGCTTGTTGGGTGGTATATGAGTTTACTGGGTATTCAGCAGTTTTGAGAGGTTCATTGAGGTCCTTGAAGGAAGATTCCTGGAGAGTTCCATCAAACTGTTCGACTGCTCTGTATGCAagtatctctttttctttcccctttattttctgcatGAAGAAATAGTTGTCGCTTTAATATGAAAAGAAAGTTATTTAACTACATGGATAATTAACTGTTaaaactctctttttttgggGGTGGGCAAGAAAGAGTGAtggtttgttgttttcttttctctgcTCTCCCTTCTTATTCTTTCATAGATTCTTTTCTGCTTCTCATTTAGGCTAATTACACCTTAGAAAGAATTTTGGAAATCTGTAGTATGGAATGAAGATGTAGCGGGAAAGGGTAATATACTCCACTATGTTCATGAGAATGCTTCGCCCGTCATTCTAATGCATCAAATGCTGGTCCTCATTATCATACTTATTTTTTGAAGGACCTTCATATCATCGAAAACACTTTAGAATGCAAAATCTGACATTCAAATTAGACAGTCCAGAATAAAAAATCATCTAGAACACTACTCTAAATAGGATGGACAGATAGAGAAAAGATTTTTGTGGCTGATCTTGTTTTACTTATGTTGCTATGATGTATTCATTTTAATATTAGGGACAGAGTAGTATGTCTCTCAGTTTGTTGATAAATGGCCAATTTTCGAGTGCCATCTTTTTgtcaaataatttttcttttatattaatgGACTAGTAGGTGACATCATAACATTAAAAAGGAAATACCATGAAATTCTGTGATTAAGTACAGTGATGGATTAATTTGAGAATATACTGCAAATTGATAATTCGCTTTCCTAAAATTTTAGTGAAAGAAAATTAATGTTATGCTTATGCTTATCAACTAATAGCTGACTCCTTAATAAATGAGCAAGAAACTCTTCTACTGTTGATATTTGCTCTTATCAGTGCAAAATAAATACTGTGCTTTAATATTgtgtataattttatttttttatgttagaaGAAAAAGACACGTCTTAATAAACTGTCTGCGTCCCTTAGCCTACACAGGCATCTGAATGATTCCGACAAAATAGTCTCAGCATCTTCGTAAAGGCAATCTAGGAGGTGGGTTAAAATCTGCAGAATATATGTTGAAGAGTTAAAATCTTCCCACATAGGTCTCGTTCTTTCCCATTTTCACCCTGTTTTTGTGATTGTGTAGTTGGTATGCAGCATTGAGAAAAGAAAGCTCCTAGATGCACCCCTTTAGATGCTCTTTTGGGTAGGTAATTTGTTTAGCTAACTCGAGATTATGCAGTTTTGATACTGGGTAAGTGATCAACAATtccttgattttttatttttttattttttgtaatatgTTGATATTAATTCTTAGCCCTCTCTCACTTTAGCATAAAGTTTAAATCAACTATGTCATACTGATGTTTCTCTGGCAATTAGGATTGGTAAAAATGAAAAGGTTGTGGATTTGAGGCTAAAAAGAGTGAATAAAGAGATTATGGTAACTACCTATATGGAAAGGACATCTTGTTTAATGTTTAGAAAATTTTGCTCTGTGTTGAGATATAATGTGATGTATTGGATTGCTGAACAGCATTTTTATTTTCCGATCGCAGATATTAGGATGATTTATAATGATCTTGGGAAGGGATCTTTATATTCTTTTGCTTGGTGTTTCATAAAGGTGGCTAATGATTCTCATGAGTCAATTCTAGATCAGGATGAAAGGTATGACAATATCAGGGTCTAATTCAAAACACATAGGATAAAGCATAACATGAAGATATCTACATACACAGAAAAACATCCTACATAAAGATCATTAAGTTTGTATAGAGACTGCAAGGGGAGTAATAGATTATTGTGCTTACGAATGAAGATGTCGGTTCTGGAATATTGACTTCAGTTTCCTTTTTTCATGCAGCAGAAGTTGAGCTTTTCATGGAAAGGATGAAGATCTTTGTCTTATGTAAGTCTCTCTGCTAAGCTTCAGATATCCTTAATTCTTCTGAAATTTCTCGTACCTGTAGTTAATGGCTTTAGAGTCAATTATATGGATCATGAGATACCTGCAATAATTTATCTTTATAGGAATGTTGCGAAAAGTAGAGTAGAAGTGACAAAATGCCACTAGTAGTATGCTAATGTAATGTTGAGTTGGCAAGATATGCAATGGACCTACTGATTGACTGGTCATTTGCCCTGGTAGGCCTTTACAGACTGAATTGCAAATCAAATTAGATAAATTATTCTTTCACCTTTAATTGTAAGATCAACTATTTTAATCATTCACTGTAGTTCTCACACCAAGGTAAAGATCTTACTTACAGCATTCTGTCCAAATTTACTCTCTCTAAGTTCTCTTGCGGTGTTCTTGCTTCCTTATTGGGCATTATGGGCCCTAAACTAGGTATTGAAATCGCAGAAACATTATGAAGATTCACTTGAGAAAAACTTGCTTCCAGTTTTGTCGAAGTTAAATCTTGTGAATATTTTATCAATTGCATGTTTACTATGTACTTCACAATTCTGGCTGTCATCTCCGTTGGTAAGGAAAAACTTTTATTCCATGATTCCTCTCCTTTCGTTCGTTAAAAGCAGTGTATTAGaatagaaaatttgaaaaaactgAATGTATTCTTGCATAATGACAAAAAGTGATAATGATATTTAAAGACTTTCAAAACTAGTTATATTCATCTGATGGAACTTGTTGGAATCTCTTCGtatcaagatatatatatatatatatatatatatatatatatatacacaattgaATGCTATGTATAATCCTTTCAAGGTGATTATTCAGAGAGGTCGTAATTCCTTGTGTTGCAAAGTTGGAAGGATTTAAGTAGGGGTTGCAAAAACAAATTTTCGATCTAGGTCGGACAAAATCATGTGttcatgaaatatttacatgtttggaTCTCAACTTGGATTCAATTTcggacatatttaattgaccaaatccggattggtttaaatccggtcGATAACCTAATTTGAGTTAGGGTATGAATAAGTAGACTAAATAAGACTTTTGTGTTTGAATCCAGATCTTGTTTTAAACCAGAtaaaaaattgtgttttaaTCTGGGTTTCGGATATActtttatgttcaaacttgatttaatccgggTTGGACAAAGTTTTGTCACATCTGAATTTAGGGTACTTTTACTTTGAATACGTTTTATCCAAATTTGAATGAATATGGTAGAGCTAGCTTGCAAGCCTAGCTAGCATCAAGTGTTCCAGATTGATACGTATAGTCGATGGATACTCGTAATAATGCATTGCAGGACTCGTgtatttgatattatatttgattgaACATTACAAAGCTTATGGATGGTTCACAGATGATGATTGAATGGTGGGCCCTGCAACAGCAAGATTGGCAAATCCAT
Proteins encoded in this window:
- the LOC119999963 gene encoding titin isoform X1; this translates as MNPTLTDNVGATEDETVPESSSANKVAAEGTCGISEQCQDKKEKIQVVEEESNENHVTEETREIAEKGDRICNIVDDTRTSVEMESVEEANVKVKGEETLMEERIFEQIEASETQQVSAEEYPKLTEEGKNGLEKNGRQETNKEKRVGLNSSEKVISSLEAVSGQKHEALFYADVEVNNLSTTHQTAEASQKKESIPSIADTTLENFGEKGLKEVEEKKSECCSLSMGEESSPKEHNEEHCHGENDEVTVTTEENTENAPNPRENLEETILPQHELDKTELEKCDRTCNIVDDTRTSVEMESIEKENLKVKEEENLMEETIIKQIEASENRQSSAEENPKLAAKEKEGFEKNAREENNKEKIAEFDSSEQVLSITEVASRQKDEALFYAPDMAVNNLGSGVETQDNFGEKGFEEVEDKKSDCCSTLMDNEKSSNEFKEEHGHVENEHTLVEDKDSITDKMTLIAEENNEKAPNHPENLEEILLQHEPEKLKLDNHSNMDSMDIDTSSKEYFEKVACIEDNAPIQIHNESFEGRAVADKSTTSDALGNLAIQEEKQKILHTEFDNVEIEPQRKNANDVLLSHLIVKDLIQPEDEKREKVLVVQEEQTHEATEASREEEKKIEDASRAPRSTETTVLEHSAAGTLMTEDIQQASEASDTNKGFENVVVGAEDLERTYGLNPTEKIDGNVVKENMEGETNKEDAEEIVMQMHKEFKKNMADDDVEKKILEGKNQLAELTAVEVTEAAISVPISNEEMNQIASSHQVNHVAQNTSGSEQVRKWDMDEGRAIDNFQLPAKETDKLVHLEEEKEKQKKEEVQDLDSENKEKVQAKELEDNMRAETLNDREELNNDDHPMNTSKAFKEETVPKEVDGSLVGISREPQMSVEESKEDFLTKEKPSIHEFGSIYVFKVLEEASLNETEPKDIKQLESDGLACQEKPKDAKRARLDSLDIIVRTDDAYNIEENRNKDREEVDEHEEKIEQEIHTEAPTAGSEDQDVEATSEQSEAQDNLSKIEKELVRDEASNKVDETPVHAQIPYDNTDTSFIGQMAVNMNETEDSKLGTAFARKVRANNEMQTHQGDDHYEKHSSSSEDAEISKREKPTNPTDICKSRTSNEEKPLNEGSGVDKLEDKKTLEESGDNKKAILQQVDSGMVYEGPAAENVLVEQEAGTDSPRIEAGNTENYGTLVEENFKSAESSEEPKCTLGIVTKNQSQDTIPLTSESQEEIKRNDIHNQSFTSTEEQNSGETLQEDQNNKEEKTVTDVLPEDHSHSIENAYDVNKAVNITKELEGIKKDNDDENIRHQKEEGSNIKELLPVSTEEERTNKVKDYSPVSTEYFIAEHSNEETEKANFKAKGESTGKTEAAITDEMDEGKVEEEEEDREKPVSVSSVVAEESEEKNKKESTDEANKSYDKINTTAAMVMAQTSLEKSQIHKKPEVSNIFLDKRISCIVETEPSQQGNLTDSTSPEELTSSLVSQPPTAYHEDSENTETTRNPDAGEEPHETMKSLLLEKFHLDEARKAIKETSEMVYAFQNSQDNKAVKGNAIVADLNLTAEDLNQQLQTLSPTSPLKEQNHEIIETIKNTQGVQTTEYESSEKPLATKTAEETCLNKKDLHSSNFSQSGYKLNTETENDCPKKLNEAGRTQDEIREENKNDSEKEVKSEIEGNEAATDDEHRADQTHNVENLKEQHQAPPQALLFEGQKHGLTGTIENSKKVESLQDGEEMSSDEIYEGNTAAYEMVSTSDSQDIKAANTMDSPARQKSEEHQAALFAMHSQEQEHESSTIIESMEKTMKEMEVLKDEGTVYEISAKTKEASATIFESESQKLREHEAEIASDQTTTKEKLEEHQQMPHFALPSKEQVHEILMPIKSVNENVNAVELLADESQENSSAPWSAEKICLQEEETGELEVANLGHDITTDMSDDSSEAHGIKRDIAQEASKLEPQEYENEIDYIECQSENKKTTGLEESSENVSMLMSETSAKSLEHVSEVYHHEVSAKQDAEMKENLPETPITDLWAEENQCKKTVEATKSIQNAIANQKISEEGEDTNNHLLITLSQERIQESHQDYEHKAEEKSGETNKRLKASMSKTQTEELCEEAKKIDTTSKIGQKGDEEKTIEDPDHVNIQNEQIKKGLLSESKTGIQDSPNEVSEVKSSSLEQVLKLDDNEIKTSECPSESEKATALERLSDKDALFNPEMTSEENFECESEVQCHEVLVKLLNTMEEHPEARVEVLRAEVNQCNQTIESTQIIQYEATNEKEKADASNCHPISLTKQQSEGSCQKIKQKAQERETEETSMRNTGSNEFYEKTEKVDPTKKIEGEDGAEEKTVEYPDQVDIDNKTIKESIPSIEQVHRITSIVVNMNVEAIDEDRRPENSSATKTAEETCSRKERPKESEISCLGLASNEDNWEGSPNEVNKEVRTLDGTEEENKEDYEMASTMDSQDIRAATAIQSLPMEKLEEQHQHTYPEMLSEEQEHESSTSFGRQENNIKEMKLSTDESPENSASKTTEEAPLLKEETEEPKFPQMSHELDTIDKDSTNEVLKEEEDDFEEISEDIEEASARVPASKTQRLRGDEAEGTSEAQTLAVQELKEKTPSSPHSKEQDHGIIKKNEVEGLQDESQENSWALRTTETTCLQEEQTKEAEVTKLILEIRTDVLENPTEINEIKKDNPEQALTSEPQEYINEIENIDCPSKSEKTIGHCNKVPNFMFETEKGIEHLPGVHYHEFVTKHKTETKEDHPEEGITDFKAGENQWKKTIEATEIVQNDITREKIREEKDVNNDHPISLVEERSEEYHQEYEHKTIVDLGEKTIADLGEKTCETCETSISINQSKELHGEIEKIITTKKLEGQDGAKREKVDDPDQVTIQDETIKESLPTEIKADIEDSPSEVCEVESKTPDATRKLVPHEYEEESKKTTAIARQSKEAAMPILETSKKKVECLSAAPSHVILIESKFTKMKEDCPEAEPTEVRTEESQHKKSIEETEIIQNEVQNAELYEESAKIGATKKTEGQDLTEVKTVEDQGQVDVQKNTLEHFFPSETEGNNVECSATEQKHKNEGNDTKSVSSKIEAATPTEKEPGAEMSQKDSNIKLAENEKNNQDIQQKRDNSLVMSEKQIQIEADTRPNSVFVASNEEKNIPQELEDQIAKIIQNAETGDSVAEYATAIDSEVERFVNGGNKIMDSSADEMSENSQPMDSDKISLILIESQSTKLKEECLEAEPTEVRTEVSQHEKSIEETEIIRNECQNAELYEEIAKTGATKKTEGQDLTEVKTVEEEGQGQVDVQKNTLEHSFSSETEGNNVKCSATEQKQENESNDKKSVSSKIEAETLTEKEPGAEISQKEGNIKLAENEKINQNIQQKKDDSLVVSEKQIQIEADSRPNSVFMTSNEKNIPLELDDQIAKTIQNAESGDFVAEYATAIDSEIEGLVSGGNKIMDSSADETSESSQPMDSATISLPDLQISKKEALQVAGHLTEEGGQVETKEEEQVEETKTDEEKDEEKRDSGPGSPIMVEASGDVDVKVTKKKSHNILSGIGSKVKHSISKVKKAITGKSSHPKHHQDEVQTQVVNN